In Porphyromonas cangingivalis, a genomic segment contains:
- a CDS encoding S41 family peptidase: MQPLKMMSPKIILSLLAGVAISGEVVAQETPQWVRHTALSPDGKVIAFTYKGDIFTVPTQGGRATQITSHSAHDTQPVWSPDGTKLAFASDREGSFDVYVTSREGGTARRLTFNSVGERPVAFKDNEHLIFDANIRPDTQMGIFPYRNFTQLYSISVSGGRPTMFSALSMIEPSLKGDKILYTDIKGYEDPFRKHHTSSITRDIWLYEKGKGHRKLTSFKGEDRNALWLANEEAFYYTSEQDGTFNIYKRPINDGTPIQLTTYKDHPVRYVSTDNAGNLAYSWNGQLYYLPKGGKPSKVAIQVYSDNAPMDTRTIKFSNGATEMALSPDNKEIAIVVRGEVFVTSVEYNTTKRITNTPQQERSVVFSPDGRKLVYAAERDGKWDIFMSELVNKDDQGFTYARELKETKLTDDAKPSFDPKFSPNGEEIAFLRDRTSIVVLNLKSKRERVVMDGKYNYSYADGDQWFEWSPDGKWIVTDYIGIGGWNNKDVALIKADGSGETHNLTQSGYSDTNGKFVLGGKAVAFFSDRAGYRSHGSWGSEQDLYMAFLDQEAFDHFNLSKEERELITPKKKEEKKEDTKQKKSKKSKAKKVEEKPVKAPFTFNFDGLDYRTVRMTRASGSQSDFVMDSKGEKLYYIAHFDNASNLYEVDLVAKSTKVLLPNVAMGSLTLGKDDKTLYVITFKGIQKIEGGKPKAITYDANFDYKPEEEREYIFNHVVKQVEDKFYDPNLHGVDWKMYADNYRSQLPYINNKHDFADLLSELLGELNASHTGARYAARGSSTPTASFGVFYDETHKGDGLKIKEIMKGGPLDRSKTIAREGVIILNIDGETITANTPIEKYLNGKVGNRVLVTFLDPRTGKKADEYIKLISQSSESALLYRRWVAQRAEMVKKWSNDKIAYIHIEGMDSRSFRQTYKDLLGKYRHCDAVVIDTRFNGGGWLHEDLVILLTGKEYGRFTPRGRYIGSDPFAQWTKPSAVLMGEGNYSNAHGFPVVYREMGIGKLIGAPVPGTMTAVWWERQIDPSIVFGIPQVTVTDSKGTVLENTQLEPDITVYNTPEEYLHNEDTQLKTAVKELMSNTKKR, from the coding sequence ATGCAACCACTAAAAATGATGTCACCAAAGATCATCTTAAGCCTTTTGGCCGGGGTAGCTATCTCCGGCGAAGTGGTGGCGCAAGAGACACCACAATGGGTACGACACACCGCACTCTCTCCCGACGGTAAGGTCATCGCATTCACCTACAAAGGAGACATTTTCACTGTCCCTACTCAGGGTGGACGTGCTACCCAAATAACATCACACTCTGCACACGACACTCAACCCGTATGGAGCCCCGATGGGACAAAACTTGCTTTTGCATCGGATAGAGAAGGCTCTTTCGATGTATATGTAACCTCCAGAGAAGGTGGTACGGCAAGGCGTCTGACTTTCAACAGTGTCGGCGAACGCCCCGTAGCTTTCAAAGACAATGAGCATCTAATCTTCGATGCAAATATCCGCCCAGACACACAAATGGGGATATTTCCCTACCGTAACTTCACACAGCTTTACAGCATCTCGGTATCGGGAGGTCGTCCAACCATGTTCAGTGCCCTCTCTATGATCGAGCCTTCGCTCAAAGGGGATAAAATACTCTATACCGATATCAAAGGATATGAAGACCCTTTCCGCAAACATCATACCTCATCCATCACCAGAGACATTTGGCTTTATGAGAAGGGTAAAGGTCATAGAAAGTTGACGTCCTTCAAGGGCGAGGATCGCAATGCGTTGTGGTTAGCCAATGAGGAAGCCTTTTACTACACATCAGAGCAAGATGGCACGTTCAATATTTACAAGAGACCTATCAATGACGGAACGCCTATCCAGTTGACCACATACAAGGATCATCCGGTGAGGTATGTCTCCACAGATAACGCCGGCAACTTGGCTTACTCTTGGAATGGACAATTGTATTATCTCCCCAAGGGTGGTAAGCCATCGAAGGTCGCAATACAAGTGTATTCAGACAACGCTCCGATGGACACACGCACCATCAAGTTCTCCAACGGTGCAACAGAGATGGCTCTATCTCCGGACAACAAGGAGATTGCGATCGTCGTAAGAGGAGAAGTCTTTGTGACCTCTGTCGAATACAACACTACCAAGCGCATCACAAACACTCCCCAACAGGAGCGAAGTGTGGTATTCAGCCCGGATGGTCGTAAGCTCGTATATGCCGCTGAGCGTGATGGCAAATGGGATATTTTCATGAGTGAGTTAGTAAACAAAGATGATCAAGGGTTTACCTATGCTCGAGAACTTAAAGAAACAAAGCTCACAGACGATGCAAAGCCTTCTTTCGATCCAAAGTTCAGCCCAAACGGCGAAGAAATTGCCTTCCTCAGAGACCGCACAAGTATCGTAGTGCTCAACCTGAAGAGTAAGCGCGAGCGTGTAGTCATGGATGGTAAATACAATTATTCGTATGCGGACGGTGACCAGTGGTTCGAGTGGAGCCCTGATGGAAAGTGGATCGTAACCGACTACATCGGCATCGGAGGATGGAACAACAAGGATGTTGCTCTTATAAAAGCAGACGGCTCAGGAGAAACACATAACCTCACACAGAGTGGTTATTCTGACACAAACGGAAAGTTTGTACTCGGAGGTAAAGCAGTAGCGTTCTTCTCGGACAGAGCAGGCTATCGCAGTCATGGTAGCTGGGGCTCCGAACAAGACTTGTACATGGCATTCTTGGATCAAGAGGCTTTCGATCACTTCAATCTATCCAAGGAGGAGCGTGAACTCATAACACCAAAGAAGAAAGAGGAGAAGAAAGAAGACACAAAGCAAAAGAAAAGTAAGAAGAGTAAGGCTAAGAAGGTCGAAGAAAAGCCCGTCAAAGCACCATTCACATTCAATTTCGATGGTCTTGACTATCGTACCGTACGTATGACCAGAGCTTCGGGCAGTCAGTCTGACTTTGTCATGGACTCAAAGGGCGAGAAGTTGTACTATATCGCACACTTCGACAATGCAAGCAACCTCTATGAAGTAGACCTCGTCGCGAAGTCAACAAAGGTCCTTCTCCCCAATGTAGCAATGGGCTCGCTCACTCTCGGCAAGGATGACAAGACTCTCTATGTCATTACATTCAAAGGCATACAGAAGATCGAAGGAGGCAAGCCTAAGGCGATTACCTATGATGCCAACTTTGACTATAAACCTGAAGAGGAGCGAGAGTATATCTTCAACCACGTCGTGAAACAAGTCGAAGATAAGTTCTACGATCCGAACCTCCACGGTGTAGATTGGAAGATGTACGCAGATAACTATCGTAGCCAGCTACCTTATATCAATAATAAGCATGACTTTGCTGATCTTCTTTCAGAACTTCTCGGCGAACTCAATGCATCTCATACCGGTGCTCGCTATGCCGCCCGTGGCTCATCGACCCCAACAGCATCTTTCGGTGTCTTCTACGATGAGACGCACAAGGGGGATGGTCTCAAGATCAAAGAAATCATGAAAGGTGGTCCTCTCGACAGATCTAAGACCATAGCTCGTGAAGGTGTAATCATACTAAACATCGATGGCGAGACAATCACTGCAAACACCCCTATCGAAAAGTATCTCAACGGCAAAGTTGGTAATCGTGTACTCGTGACGTTCTTAGACCCGAGAACCGGCAAGAAAGCAGACGAATACATAAAACTCATTTCACAAAGTAGTGAGTCAGCCCTACTCTATCGTCGTTGGGTAGCTCAACGTGCAGAGATGGTGAAGAAGTGGTCAAACGATAAGATCGCTTACATCCATATCGAAGGGATGGATAGCAGGTCTTTCCGCCAGACTTACAAAGATCTGCTTGGTAAATATCGCCATTGTGATGCTGTCGTTATCGATACTCGTTTCAACGGCGGTGGTTGGCTCCACGAAGACCTTGTCATCCTCTTGACAGGTAAGGAATATGGCCGATTTACCCCTCGTGGCCGCTATATCGGTAGTGACCCATTCGCACAATGGACCAAACCTTCTGCTGTCCTTATGGGCGAAGGGAACTACTCGAATGCTCATGGCTTCCCCGTCGTATATAGAGAAATGGGTATCGGTAAACTCATCGGAGCACCCGTGCCTGGCACAATGACCGCCGTATGGTGGGAAAGACAGATCGATCCATCCATTGTTTTCGGAATTCCTCAAGTGACAGTAACCGACTCCAAAGGCACAGTGCTCGAAAATACACAGCTCGAACCCGACATTACTGTATATAATACCCCCGAAGAGTATCTACACAACGAGGATACCCAACTCAAAACTGCTGTCAAGGAGCTGATGTCTAACACAAAAAAGAGGTAA
- a CDS encoding biotin--[acetyl-CoA-carboxylase] ligase translates to MTIYHIQLDEVRSTNSYLKALITDRPDLPSWTVVSTHNQSQGRGQRGNSWESEPGKNITLSILLHPNRYDGFEPFDLNIFVSLGLCSFLDEFIPSQRVKIKWPNDIYINEHKVAGILIENEWINADLSSSIVGIGLNINQKLFVSDAPNPTSIALETGNTYPLSDMSERLLLHLQEIYNQLPSHITELRENYHSRLFRRDGMTHVFRDMEGRRFDAAIIGVTPVGQLCLRHVEDLCTYQYAFKEVSFVL, encoded by the coding sequence GTGACCATCTATCATATCCAACTGGACGAAGTCCGATCCACAAATTCCTATCTCAAGGCTCTCATCACTGATCGGCCGGACTTGCCTTCTTGGACCGTCGTGTCTACACATAATCAATCCCAAGGCCGAGGTCAAAGAGGCAATAGTTGGGAAAGCGAACCGGGCAAAAACATCACCCTATCGATCCTGCTTCATCCCAATAGATATGATGGGTTCGAGCCTTTTGATCTGAATATATTTGTATCTCTCGGGCTGTGTTCTTTTTTGGACGAGTTTATCCCATCTCAGAGAGTAAAAATCAAATGGCCAAATGACATCTACATCAACGAACACAAAGTAGCAGGTATCCTCATCGAAAATGAATGGATCAATGCCGACCTATCTTCGAGCATTGTAGGCATCGGACTCAATATCAATCAGAAGCTCTTTGTCTCCGATGCACCCAACCCTACTTCTATCGCCCTTGAGACAGGGAACACTTATCCTCTATCTGACATGAGCGAAAGACTACTCTTGCATCTGCAAGAAATCTACAATCAATTACCTTCACATATCACAGAGCTTCGAGAGAATTACCACAGCCGCCTGTTCCGTCGAGATGGGATGACACATGTATTTAGAGACATGGAGGGGCGACGCTTCGATGCTGCAATCATTGGAGTAACACCCGTAGGACAACTATGTCTCCGTCATGTCGAAGACCTTTGCACCTATCAATACGCATTCAAAGAGGTCTCTTTTGTCCTCTGA
- a CDS encoding MmcQ/YjbR family DNA-binding protein, producing MITIEEVRDIALSLPYVTEEMPFGPDHLVYKVGGKIFLILSLDEPYAAMNLKCDPERAIELRMRYEAVQPGYHMNKTHWNTIRGDKDMDKNSVIAEVHHSYRLVYDKLPKRLKVELSQID from the coding sequence ATGATCACCATCGAAGAAGTCAGAGATATTGCCCTCTCCCTACCCTATGTGACCGAAGAGATGCCATTCGGTCCGGATCATTTAGTCTATAAGGTGGGAGGCAAGATATTTTTGATATTATCTCTGGATGAACCTTACGCTGCAATGAACTTAAAGTGTGATCCCGAAAGAGCCATAGAGCTGAGAATGAGATATGAAGCCGTCCAGCCAGGTTATCACATGAACAAAACACATTGGAATACGATTCGTGGAGACAAGGATATGGACAAAAACTCCGTAATAGCAGAAGTCCACCATTCCTACCGACTTGTCTACGACAAACTCCCCAAAAGGCTCAAGGTTGAGCTGTCCCAAATCGACTGA
- the pruA gene encoding L-glutamate gamma-semialdehyde dehydrogenase produces the protein MDNILYAFERPVNEPVKSYAPGTKERELLKAAVSKWETQEIEIPLIIDGKEVRTGDVGKVVMPHNHKKVIATYHKAGPKEVKAAIKAANKAHKEWSKMPWLERASIMMRLAELCAVKYRYDLNASVMVGQSKNPMQAEIDAPCEMIDFLRFSAYYAGKIYAEQPLSEQGVFNRLEYRPLEGFVFTLTPFNFTSIAANLNLAPAMMGNTCVWKPSTTSLHSNYFLMKLFEEAGLPAGVVNFVPGQGSVIGKEILADPSLAGFHFTGSTGTFNALWQGIGNNISNYRCYPKIVGETGGKNFVLAHPSADPREVAVALARGAFEYQGQKCSAASRAYLPKSLWKEIKGLLEEMLSSMKMGDVNDFSNFINAVIDEASFDNIKSFIDHAKKASDAKVVIGGKCDKSVGYFVQPTVIETTNPTYKSMVEEIFGPVLTVYVYEDNEFAKVLKLVDTSTAYGLTGSIFSRDRYAITEVMDALRYSAGNFYINDKPTGAVVGQQPFGGSRASGTNDKAGGPLNLLRWVNPRNIKETFLSPTEYTYPFVMPE, from the coding sequence ATGGACAACATTTTATACGCATTTGAAAGACCCGTAAACGAACCCGTGAAGTCTTATGCTCCGGGAACAAAGGAGAGAGAGCTGCTGAAAGCTGCTGTCTCGAAATGGGAAACTCAAGAGATCGAAATCCCCCTCATCATCGATGGCAAAGAAGTACGCACAGGTGATGTGGGAAAGGTCGTGATGCCTCACAACCACAAGAAAGTCATCGCCACCTATCACAAGGCCGGTCCTAAGGAAGTAAAGGCTGCTATCAAAGCGGCTAATAAAGCGCATAAGGAATGGTCTAAGATGCCTTGGTTGGAGCGTGCCTCTATCATGATGAGACTTGCCGAGCTATGTGCCGTCAAGTACCGTTATGACCTCAATGCTTCTGTCATGGTCGGGCAGTCCAAAAATCCCATGCAGGCTGAGATCGATGCTCCATGTGAGATGATCGACTTCTTGAGATTCAGTGCGTACTATGCCGGCAAGATATATGCTGAACAACCCCTTTCGGAGCAAGGAGTATTCAACCGTTTGGAATACCGCCCACTCGAAGGGTTTGTCTTCACACTCACGCCTTTCAACTTCACTTCTATTGCTGCCAATCTCAACCTCGCTCCTGCGATGATGGGTAACACTTGTGTATGGAAGCCTTCGACCACCTCTCTTCACTCAAACTACTTCCTCATGAAGCTCTTCGAAGAGGCTGGCCTTCCTGCAGGGGTTGTCAACTTCGTACCCGGTCAAGGTAGTGTGATCGGTAAGGAGATACTCGCAGATCCATCACTTGCAGGCTTCCACTTCACCGGCTCTACCGGTACATTCAATGCGCTATGGCAAGGTATTGGTAACAATATCTCAAACTATCGCTGCTATCCCAAAATTGTGGGTGAGACCGGCGGTAAGAACTTTGTCCTCGCCCATCCATCGGCAGATCCGAGAGAAGTGGCTGTGGCTCTCGCTCGTGGTGCATTCGAGTATCAGGGTCAGAAGTGTTCGGCAGCCTCTCGCGCTTACCTTCCTAAATCTCTCTGGAAAGAGATCAAGGGACTTCTTGAAGAGATGCTTTCGAGCATGAAAATGGGAGATGTCAATGACTTCTCTAACTTCATCAATGCTGTAATCGACGAGGCTTCGTTTGACAACATCAAGAGCTTCATCGACCATGCGAAGAAAGCGAGTGATGCGAAGGTCGTCATCGGCGGCAAATGCGACAAAAGTGTCGGCTACTTCGTACAACCTACCGTCATCGAGACAACCAATCCTACATATAAGAGTATGGTCGAAGAGATCTTCGGGCCTGTACTCACAGTATATGTATACGAAGACAATGAATTTGCGAAGGTCCTCAAGCTCGTGGACACATCTACAGCTTATGGTCTCACCGGCTCTATCTTCTCTCGTGACAGATATGCGATTACAGAAGTCATGGATGCATTGAGATACTCTGCCGGAAACTTCTATATCAATGACAAGCCCACCGGAGCTGTCGTAGGTCAGCAACCATTTGGAGGTTCTCGTGCATCGGGAACCAACGACAAGGCTGGCGGACCTCTCAATCTCCTCAGATGGGTCAACCCTCGCAACATCAAGGAAACATTCTTGTCTCCCACTGAGTACACTTACCCATTCGTCATGCCCGAGTAA
- a CDS encoding IS256 family transposase: protein MELTTTQKSAFISEMLSSEAGINELIRVLLDTFSKQERALFVEEHEGEQCNGFRPRRWRGYGCSFELRIPRTRSGNFQPLILGILSSQESERALLFHELYTRGLSCEDIGSVCERIYGYHYSKQQVSYLTNTSKEEIYKWLERQLSPHYLAVYIDATFAYTRRDDRVAQEAYYTMLGLLPDGSREVLCVVNHPTEGALNWEAELKALKTRGVERIDLIISDALQGIERAIASAFPHSSHQLCVVHFKRHALNAVSKRDKDRMRQELEDLFPISGTSLTPIKAFEKLCTFAERWGKSYRSLLSLSAPRNINYFTYLMFPEGVRRMIYSTNWVERLNRSYKRTLRMRGALPSADAVVFLLGSVAREMTERTYARRLPYFQEWSTK, encoded by the coding sequence ATGGAGCTTACAACAACACAAAAGTCGGCATTTATTTCTGAAATGCTATCATCAGAGGCAGGTATTAACGAACTTATCCGTGTACTATTGGACACCTTCTCGAAGCAAGAACGTGCTCTCTTTGTCGAAGAGCATGAGGGTGAACAATGCAATGGTTTCCGTCCTCGTCGATGGCGAGGCTACGGCTGTAGCTTTGAATTACGGATTCCTCGAACACGTTCGGGGAATTTCCAACCCCTGATTTTGGGAATCCTTTCCAGCCAAGAGAGCGAACGAGCCTTGTTGTTTCACGAGCTTTATACCCGAGGCCTTTCGTGCGAAGACATTGGTTCGGTGTGCGAACGGATCTACGGCTATCACTATAGCAAGCAGCAAGTCAGTTATCTCACCAACACGAGTAAAGAGGAGATCTACAAGTGGTTGGAACGCCAACTGTCGCCCCACTATTTGGCGGTGTACATCGATGCTACCTTTGCCTACACACGGCGGGATGATCGTGTGGCTCAGGAAGCCTATTACACGATGTTGGGGTTGCTTCCTGACGGTAGTCGGGAGGTGCTTTGTGTGGTGAATCATCCCACGGAAGGAGCGTTGAATTGGGAGGCAGAGTTGAAAGCCCTCAAAACACGTGGAGTCGAACGTATAGACCTGATCATCTCAGATGCTTTACAAGGGATTGAACGAGCCATCGCCTCGGCTTTCCCTCACTCCTCCCATCAGCTGTGTGTCGTTCATTTCAAGCGTCACGCACTTAATGCCGTATCGAAGAGGGACAAGGATCGGATGAGGCAGGAGTTGGAAGACTTGTTTCCGATCTCGGGTACAAGTCTTACACCCATCAAGGCATTTGAGAAATTGTGTACATTTGCAGAACGTTGGGGGAAAAGCTACCGGAGCCTGCTCTCCTTGTCGGCACCTCGCAATATAAACTACTTCACCTACCTGATGTTCCCGGAGGGTGTTCGTCGTATGATTTACTCGACGAATTGGGTGGAGCGTCTCAATCGCAGCTATAAGCGTACGCTGCGTATGCGTGGGGCTCTACCCTCGGCTGATGCCGTCGTCTTTCTCTTGGGCTCTGTAGCCCGAGAAATGACCGAAAGGACTTACGCAAGGAGGTTACCCTATTTCCAAGAGTGGAGCACCAAATAA
- the ctlX gene encoding citrulline utilization hydrolase CtlX translates to MENKAKQTTDTVFMVRPYNFTFNTHTAADNHFQTADPELIERSHELALAEFDAFVSLLRSNGVKVVVAEDTASPATPDSLFPNNWFSTHEDGTMILYPMYTDNRNKESYKNALFQTIKSAFNPTAITDLRTYRERGLMLEGTGCLILDRANKIVYACRSERISEPLLEIFCNEMGYKSVIFDALDKEGLPIYHTNVMMALAEKFAVICLECIRDDHQRAMILDSLKSTGHDIIEISLDQVYKYAGNMLSVRTHDTGYPLMVMSRQAYDSLTPDQVRHIESYARILAPSLITIETLGGGSARCMMGEIYKHSQQ, encoded by the coding sequence ATGGAAAATAAAGCAAAACAGACGACTGATACCGTCTTCATGGTGAGGCCGTACAACTTCACTTTCAATACTCATACTGCTGCAGACAATCATTTTCAGACAGCAGATCCGGAACTCATAGAACGATCGCACGAACTCGCACTCGCAGAGTTTGATGCGTTTGTTTCCCTCCTCAGATCCAATGGAGTGAAGGTAGTGGTGGCAGAGGACACTGCATCACCTGCAACTCCCGACTCGTTGTTCCCCAACAATTGGTTCTCGACGCACGAAGATGGCACGATGATACTCTATCCTATGTATACGGACAACCGCAACAAGGAGAGTTACAAAAATGCACTCTTTCAGACCATAAAGTCAGCTTTCAACCCGACTGCAATCACGGACTTGCGCACATACCGCGAAAGAGGTTTGATGCTTGAAGGTACAGGATGCCTTATTTTGGACAGAGCCAATAAGATTGTCTATGCTTGTCGCTCCGAGCGTATCTCAGAGCCACTACTTGAGATCTTCTGTAACGAAATGGGATATAAGTCGGTGATATTCGATGCCTTGGACAAGGAGGGATTGCCGATCTATCATACCAATGTAATGATGGCATTGGCAGAGAAGTTTGCCGTGATATGTCTCGAATGTATCAGAGATGATCATCAAAGAGCCATGATACTCGATAGTCTCAAAAGTACAGGACACGACATTATAGAGATTTCGTTGGATCAAGTATATAAATATGCAGGGAACATGCTCTCTGTGAGGACACATGACACCGGCTATCCTCTAATGGTCATGTCACGCCAAGCTTATGATAGCCTGACACCTGATCAGGTACGACACATAGAGAGTTACGCTCGGATACTTGCTCCATCCTTGATTACGATAGAGACACTTGGCGGAGGATCTGCAAGGTGTATGATGGGCGAGATCTACAAGCACTCGCAACAATAA
- the rocD gene encoding ornithine--oxo-acid transaminase has product MLNISPKAQQFIDQEHKFGAHNYHPLGVVLSKGKGAYVWDVDGKKYFDFLSAYSAVNQGHCHPKIVEALKEQADTLCLTSRAFYNDSLGPFEEFIHNYFGYDKMLPMNSGAEAVETGLKLARRWGYRVKKIPADQAIIVVCEGNFHGRTISIVSMSTDPDSFSDYGPHTPGFIKVPYNDLSALTDVMEEYGPRVAGILAEPIQGEAGVVVPDAGYLKGIVELCKKHNALFIADEIQTGIARTGKMLACDHEGVRPDIVLLGKAISGGVLPVSLVLADDSVMLTIKPGEHGSTYGGFPLACKVATAALTVVKEENMMENAERLGKIFRHELEAIDSPFISVVRGKGLLNAVVVKPQNGYEAWNVCEVMANKGLLAKPTHRHIIRFAPPLCITESELHEAIGIIRAALEELSQ; this is encoded by the coding sequence ATGCTTAACATTTCACCTAAAGCTCAACAGTTTATTGATCAAGAACATAAATTCGGTGCACATAACTATCACCCCCTCGGTGTCGTCCTATCCAAAGGTAAAGGAGCGTATGTATGGGACGTCGATGGCAAAAAATACTTCGACTTCCTGTCAGCATATTCTGCTGTCAATCAGGGACACTGTCATCCCAAAATTGTGGAAGCCCTGAAAGAACAAGCAGATACACTTTGTCTTACCTCGAGAGCTTTCTACAACGACAGCCTCGGGCCATTTGAGGAATTCATCCATAACTACTTCGGATACGACAAGATGTTGCCCATGAATAGTGGTGCAGAAGCTGTAGAAACGGGGCTTAAGCTAGCCCGTCGCTGGGGCTATCGTGTCAAGAAGATACCTGCAGATCAAGCAATTATCGTTGTCTGTGAAGGTAACTTTCACGGTCGCACGATCAGTATCGTTTCAATGTCGACCGACCCTGATTCGTTCTCGGACTACGGGCCACACACACCGGGCTTCATCAAGGTTCCTTACAACGATCTTTCGGCACTTACAGATGTGATGGAAGAGTACGGTCCTCGTGTGGCAGGTATCCTGGCAGAGCCTATACAAGGTGAGGCCGGAGTGGTTGTGCCCGATGCAGGATATCTTAAGGGTATAGTCGAACTTTGTAAGAAGCACAATGCCCTCTTCATCGCCGATGAAATCCAGACCGGTATAGCTCGCACAGGTAAGATGTTGGCGTGTGACCATGAGGGTGTACGCCCAGATATTGTGCTTCTTGGTAAGGCTATTTCAGGAGGTGTGTTACCTGTGTCATTGGTGCTCGCAGATGACTCAGTGATGCTGACAATCAAGCCGGGAGAACATGGATCGACCTATGGGGGATTTCCACTTGCGTGCAAAGTAGCAACAGCTGCTTTGACTGTGGTAAAAGAAGAAAACATGATGGAGAATGCCGAACGCCTCGGAAAGATCTTCCGTCATGAATTAGAGGCTATTGACAGCCCGTTTATCTCTGTCGTAAGAGGTAAAGGTCTTCTCAATGCTGTGGTCGTCAAGCCTCAAAATGGATACGAAGCATGGAATGTCTGTGAAGTGATGGCAAACAAAGGATTGCTAGCCAAGCCTACACACAGACACATCATTCGATTTGCGCCCCCCTTGTGCATCACAGAGAGTGAGCTCCACGAAGCCATAGGAATCATCAGAGCTGCACTTGAAGAGCTATCTCAATAA